One Candidatus Neomarinimicrobiota bacterium genomic region harbors:
- a CDS encoding T9SS type A sorting domain-containing protein — MSLFLLIYAVVAQPSEQSASAVSSGGGSAADGGFQISATIGQTALMSGASSSEGMLPGFWPVVNTNLSPVVLFNSFSFGVVTVLGEEVPFHLIISNDGTYPLVYEIATEATWESYDWLRVSKGSGQLASGRRDTIDVSVVETWNLQVGLYKGRLLITTNTGPGLSLMTDTARVSLTLLPEMDGFAGGDTIIPAGDSPPVEITGEDGNSSGVTFDFSESEGGSVSATFIPSPPAWDSTTVFDDPDQLVTDPVYGDSYWEISTAVPEGFTVDITFDYAGQEGVSNPRQLRLARRMNYAGPTVAWEFLDTSSVAVDEVNSTITALSQSGFSQWTVASERAHNAFEDTRAPVISDLTVFPSAPQVLDSITVYAMVADESSLGSVVLHYVKGGESIFTEVAMTSDEPGVYHGVIPAEDVKLTGIACVVRATDMPGHITESDTLPVEVSFSAGDLSSAMDGSAFPGGIPRDRWSLISVPADLDDPGVGSLFQDELKGKPSKTTWRMFEWTGSKWVAASDVSPGEGYWLYQMVREDVVVAAGPGHSLSLTGAELSLEPGWNVIGSPYSFVVDLDLDQAQFYGPLTYGLDFVGGEGWSDVVTRLLPWGGYIVYNRGSSAETIRIDPLKGIDGPARLSQASGGGQASDLKEDRDGWILRLMAKGNRYSDLSNSIGRVAGAHEQLDHFDNPEPPYLDGYVSLAMDRPEWGPNGPKFTSDIRSMEETNGTWDISLYVRGETGAIQLTDEIVGDVPPHMDAVLLDLVTRKTYDLIRGHDEILITAYIPAGRSGGVALPYPFKVITGLSGYVKATVSEVLAMLPDKIVLSQNFPNPFNPLTRIHYALPAPQQVKLKIYNILGQEVVTLVDGWKAGGYHEVIWAGRDRFDRDVASGIYFSRLSTGSRVLIRKMTVIR, encoded by the coding sequence ATGTCCCTTTTTCTTCTGATCTACGCGGTGGTGGCTCAACCGTCAGAACAGTCTGCTTCTGCGGTGTCTTCCGGAGGTGGTTCCGCCGCTGACGGCGGATTTCAGATTTCCGCAACGATAGGTCAGACGGCCCTGATGTCAGGAGCTTCCAGCTCTGAGGGGATGCTCCCCGGTTTCTGGCCCGTGGTGAACACCAACTTATCTCCTGTCGTCCTCTTCAACTCTTTTTCTTTTGGCGTTGTGACCGTATTGGGAGAAGAGGTACCCTTTCACCTGATCATCTCGAACGATGGGACCTATCCTCTCGTTTATGAAATCGCGACTGAAGCAACCTGGGAGAGCTATGACTGGTTGCGTGTCTCGAAAGGATCAGGACAGTTGGCCAGTGGCAGGCGGGATACGATTGACGTGAGCGTAGTGGAGACCTGGAACCTTCAAGTGGGTCTCTACAAGGGTCGTCTGCTCATTACCACAAACACAGGTCCGGGTTTGTCCCTCATGACGGACACCGCGCGAGTGAGCCTCACGCTTCTTCCGGAGATGGATGGATTCGCCGGCGGAGATACTATCATTCCTGCTGGTGATTCCCCACCGGTCGAAATCACCGGAGAAGACGGGAACAGTTCAGGGGTGACCTTCGACTTCAGCGAGAGTGAGGGAGGCAGTGTCAGTGCGACGTTCATCCCGTCACCCCCTGCATGGGACAGCACCACTGTCTTCGACGATCCCGATCAACTGGTGACAGATCCCGTTTACGGCGATTCTTACTGGGAGATTTCCACAGCCGTGCCCGAAGGATTTACGGTGGATATCACCTTTGATTACGCCGGTCAGGAGGGCGTTTCGAATCCCCGTCAACTTCGTCTCGCACGGCGCATGAACTATGCTGGTCCCACGGTCGCGTGGGAGTTTCTTGACACGAGTTCCGTAGCCGTTGATGAGGTCAACAGCACAATCACCGCCCTGTCGCAATCGGGGTTCAGCCAGTGGACTGTTGCATCTGAGAGGGCCCACAACGCCTTCGAGGATACTCGAGCTCCGGTCATATCAGATCTGACCGTGTTTCCTTCAGCACCTCAGGTTCTCGACTCAATTACAGTATACGCAATGGTGGCCGATGAAAGTTCTCTGGGGAGCGTGGTTCTGCACTACGTGAAGGGTGGTGAATCCATTTTCACCGAGGTCGCCATGACGAGCGACGAGCCAGGAGTCTACCACGGTGTCATCCCGGCAGAAGATGTTAAGTTAACGGGTATTGCCTGTGTTGTCCGTGCGACTGACATGCCAGGCCATATCACAGAGAGCGACACCCTGCCGGTGGAAGTAAGCTTTTCCGCCGGTGATCTTTCCAGCGCCATGGATGGGAGTGCCTTTCCTGGTGGCATTCCCAGGGACCGGTGGAGCCTCATTTCCGTGCCGGCTGACCTGGACGATCCGGGAGTCGGCAGCCTCTTTCAGGATGAATTGAAGGGAAAGCCGTCAAAGACAACCTGGAGAATGTTCGAATGGACGGGATCCAAGTGGGTGGCTGCGAGCGATGTTTCTCCTGGTGAGGGTTACTGGCTCTACCAAATGGTGAGGGAAGATGTCGTAGTCGCTGCCGGACCGGGACACTCCCTGTCTCTCACGGGTGCGGAGCTATCACTTGAGCCGGGATGGAACGTCATAGGATCTCCATACTCTTTCGTGGTTGACCTGGATCTGGATCAGGCTCAATTCTACGGTCCGTTGACCTATGGCCTCGACTTTGTCGGGGGGGAGGGGTGGTCGGATGTGGTGACACGGCTTCTACCATGGGGTGGGTACATCGTCTACAATCGAGGGAGTTCCGCCGAGACCATTCGCATCGATCCCCTGAAAGGGATTGACGGTCCGGCCCGCCTGTCCCAAGCATCGGGTGGCGGGCAGGCCAGTGATCTGAAGGAGGACCGGGACGGGTGGATACTTCGACTCATGGCAAAGGGGAACAGATATTCTGATCTGTCCAACTCCATCGGCCGGGTCGCAGGAGCTCATGAACAGTTGGACCACTTCGACAATCCCGAACCCCCGTACCTTGATGGGTACGTATCCCTCGCAATGGACCGGCCCGAATGGGGACCGAATGGGCCAAAGTTCACGAGCGATATCCGGTCCATGGAGGAGACAAACGGCACGTGGGACATAAGTCTCTACGTGAGGGGCGAAACCGGGGCAATTCAGTTGACTGACGAGATTGTGGGCGACGTTCCGCCTCACATGGACGCGGTCCTTCTCGATCTGGTCACGAGAAAGACTTATGACCTCATCCGGGGGCATGATGAAATTCTCATTACCGCTTACATACCTGCTGGACGTTCGGGAGGGGTAGCGTTGCCATACCCCTTCAAAGTGATCACGGGGTTGTCCGGCTACGTGAAAGCGACGGTCAGCGAGGTTCTCGCGATGCTTCCGGACAAAATTGTCCTCTCACAGAATTTCCCCAATCCTTTTAACCCCCTCACGCGGATTCATTACGCCCTGCCGGCGCCACAGCAGGTTAAACTCAAGATATACAACATTCTCGGCCAGGAAGTGGTCACGCTGGTTGATGGCTGGAAAGCGGGGGGTTATCATGAAGTCATATGGGCTGGCAGGGACCGGTTTGACCGGGATGTCGCCTCGGGAATATACTTCTCAAGGCTGTCTACCGGCAGCCGCGTTCTGATCCGGAAAATGACGGTCATTCGATAA